One window from the genome of Dyadobacter sp. CECT 9275 encodes:
- a CDS encoding RNA polymerase sigma factor produces the protein MNFPNEQILYRVTQGDEAAFTQLYVHFRSPALKFCTTLLKDEEEAENITQDVFAKIWDRRVQIKPDHSFQSYLFVSLRNQIFDQFKKLEKDNISRQRYLDRMKTWTDDEADEKEAYIQFVQNAVNSLSEKRKQIFKLNVEEGKSYKEIASFLNISTNTVKNQLIKAKQILRQKVMLANI, from the coding sequence ATGAATTTTCCAAATGAACAAATCCTTTATCGGGTGACCCAAGGCGATGAAGCGGCATTTACCCAGCTTTATGTCCACTTTCGCTCCCCCGCCCTCAAGTTCTGTACCACTTTGTTAAAAGACGAAGAAGAAGCAGAAAACATTACGCAGGACGTTTTTGCCAAAATCTGGGACAGGCGCGTTCAGATCAAACCTGATCACAGCTTTCAGTCCTACCTTTTTGTAAGCCTCCGGAACCAGATCTTTGATCAGTTCAAAAAGCTTGAAAAGGATAATATTTCCCGGCAGAGATACCTTGACCGCATGAAAACCTGGACGGATGATGAAGCGGATGAAAAAGAAGCTTATATCCAGTTTGTTCAGAATGCTGTGAACTCTCTTTCGGAGAAGAGAAAACAGATTTTTAAGCTGAACGTGGAAGAAGGGAAATCATATAAGGAAATCGCAAGTTTTCTTAATATTTCAACCAACACGGTAAAGAATCAGCTCATCAAGGCAAAGCAGATATTACGTCAGAAAGTAATGCTGGCAAATATTTAA
- a CDS encoding dihydrodipicolinate synthase family protein — MAMSNPSSIALPKGFIPVMLTPFLETGEIDYEGLKTLTELYIEAGSAGLFANCLSSEMYELTEDERLAITKTVVEQAAGRVPVVATGTFGGPISEQAKFVKRIYATGIQAVIVITGLIAEENEDDNVFVERAKELISLTDDIPLGFYECPVPYKRCITSDILKELLPTGRIVYHKDTCLDDAEVLRRITVGKDYNFGLYDAYMVNAVSSLSAGAAGLSCIQGNIFPELVVWICEHYNDETKKKEVERVQQFFVDTMDPVHAAYPINAKYSLKKRGFPISTYTRRDVGVFTPELQEGMDRLLEDLEVLHNELGITSILTKQLVK, encoded by the coding sequence ATGGCTATGTCTAACCCCTCCTCTATTGCCTTACCAAAGGGTTTTATTCCTGTAATGCTTACTCCTTTTCTGGAAACTGGTGAAATTGATTACGAAGGATTGAAAACACTTACGGAACTTTACATTGAAGCCGGATCGGCAGGTCTGTTTGCAAATTGTCTTTCCAGCGAAATGTATGAGCTGACGGAAGATGAAAGACTTGCGATTACAAAAACGGTTGTTGAGCAGGCAGCAGGCCGAGTGCCGGTTGTGGCTACGGGAACTTTCGGTGGGCCGATCAGCGAACAAGCAAAATTTGTTAAACGTATATATGCTACCGGAATACAGGCGGTGATCGTGATTACGGGCCTGATTGCTGAGGAAAATGAGGATGATAATGTTTTTGTTGAAAGAGCTAAAGAGCTGATTTCGCTGACTGATGATATACCCTTAGGGTTTTATGAGTGCCCCGTTCCATACAAAAGATGTATCACTTCTGATATTCTGAAAGAGCTTTTGCCAACGGGCAGAATCGTTTACCACAAGGATACCTGCCTGGATGATGCGGAAGTATTACGCAGAATTACCGTCGGAAAAGATTATAATTTCGGGCTTTATGATGCCTATATGGTTAACGCAGTTTCTTCTTTAAGTGCAGGAGCAGCGGGACTTTCCTGTATTCAGGGCAATATTTTTCCTGAATTGGTGGTATGGATCTGCGAGCACTACAACGACGAAACTAAGAAAAAAGAAGTGGAACGTGTGCAGCAGTTTTTTGTTGACACCATGGACCCCGTGCATGCGGCATACCCCATCAACGCTAAATACAGTCTGAAGAAAAGAGGTTTCCCAATCTCAACTTATACCAGGAGAGATGTGGGTGTGTTCACGCCTGAACTTCAGGAAGGTATGGATCGGCTGCTGGAAGACCTTGAAGTGTTACATAACGAGTTGGGAATTACCAGTATACTTACTAAGCAGTTAGTAAAATAA
- a CDS encoding SusD/RagB family nutrient-binding outer membrane lipoprotein, whose product MKATKSIYITLLVTLGLFLSACEDLTDLNKNPNSAENISSNYILTYTLVNTGKTFANLGRNGSNIAAAMQYMQAGTNEGAAVTNQYAWTAEGWNGYYDILRNNQIIYDNGVRDDNKMFQAIALTMKSLVFGLLTDLYGDVPYTDALKASSGTFFPKYDSQAEVFKGILTDLKTANTLLSSLTAKDAVSATADVMYKGDGAKWKKFANSLRLRYALRLADKKAEMSALGINLETEFKEASAGAFTSKADDAAIAYLGTNADNSFPGGPLASATFNWLTKPAKPLVDKLISLKDPRLQRWANPVRRKWDANVKEVTTKSFTNMFGETYSVVYVPAVASSADTSLYVGLPVGLPITQGIVYNKGNDTGVYPNEQNPYISFIHDRYRKNVDPYVSMNLMNYPEVEFILAEAALLGGFGVTDAEDHYKKAVRASMDKEGALTAATFNFDTYYAQTSVAYAGAANKQERILEQKWISSWFSVQSWFDWRRTGYPALKTGPVAQYGPALPIRYMYPSPNLDPAYIVNYNAAVDRLGTTNYIPAGQSKDHHYAKMWLIQGTSKPW is encoded by the coding sequence ATGAAAGCTACCAAATCAATATACATCACCCTGCTCGTAACATTGGGCTTGTTTCTGTCTGCCTGTGAGGATCTGACCGACCTGAATAAAAACCCCAATAGTGCGGAGAATATATCGTCCAACTACATTCTGACGTATACCCTTGTTAACACAGGAAAAACGTTTGCCAATCTTGGCCGTAATGGATCGAACATCGCTGCTGCCATGCAGTACATGCAGGCTGGGACGAATGAAGGCGCGGCAGTAACCAACCAGTATGCCTGGACTGCCGAGGGCTGGAACGGATATTACGACATTCTCCGTAACAACCAGATCATTTATGATAACGGCGTAAGGGACGACAATAAAATGTTTCAGGCGATTGCGCTGACGATGAAGTCTCTTGTGTTCGGCTTATTGACGGATTTATATGGTGACGTACCCTATACTGATGCACTGAAAGCAAGTTCAGGTACTTTTTTTCCGAAATACGACAGCCAGGCGGAGGTTTTTAAAGGCATCCTAACCGACCTGAAAACGGCCAATACTTTGCTGAGCAGCCTTACCGCCAAAGACGCGGTGAGCGCAACTGCTGACGTGATGTACAAAGGTGATGGTGCAAAATGGAAAAAATTCGCGAATTCGCTTCGATTAAGATATGCGTTGCGCCTTGCCGATAAAAAAGCAGAAATGAGTGCATTGGGTATCAACCTCGAAACGGAGTTCAAAGAAGCAAGTGCCGGTGCATTCACAAGCAAAGCAGATGATGCCGCTATTGCATACCTGGGAACAAATGCAGACAACTCATTTCCGGGAGGTCCTTTGGCATCAGCTACTTTCAACTGGTTAACCAAACCGGCAAAACCGCTGGTTGATAAGCTGATTTCCCTCAAAGACCCAAGGCTGCAGCGCTGGGCCAACCCTGTTCGCCGCAAGTGGGATGCAAACGTTAAAGAGGTAACAACCAAGTCGTTCACCAACATGTTTGGCGAAACCTATTCGGTGGTATACGTACCCGCAGTTGCTTCCAGCGCGGATACGTCCCTGTATGTGGGGCTGCCTGTTGGCCTTCCGATTACCCAGGGTATTGTTTACAACAAAGGAAATGATACGGGTGTATATCCCAACGAGCAAAATCCTTATATCTCGTTCATTCATGACAGGTACCGTAAAAACGTTGATCCATATGTCAGCATGAACCTCATGAATTACCCTGAGGTTGAGTTTATTCTGGCGGAGGCTGCCTTGCTGGGTGGTTTTGGTGTCACAGATGCGGAGGATCACTACAAAAAGGCGGTACGTGCTTCGATGGACAAAGAGGGAGCTCTTACTGCGGCCACATTCAATTTCGATACGTATTATGCCCAAACATCAGTGGCCTATGCCGGTGCAGCCAACAAACAGGAGCGCATCCTGGAGCAAAAATGGATATCATCCTGGTTCAGCGTTCAGTCCTGGTTTGACTGGAGACGTACAGGGTACCCTGCCTTGAAAACCGGACCCGTTGCACAGTATGGACCTGCATTGCCGATACGTTATATGTATCCGTCACCGAACCTGGATCCTGCCTACATCGTGAATTACAATGCGGCTGTGGACAGACTGGGGACCACTAATTACATACCTGCGGGTCAAAGCAAAGATCATCACTATGCCAAAATGTGGTTGATCCAGGGAACATCCAAGCCCTGGTAA
- a CDS encoding RNA polymerase sigma factor yields the protein MKTTASDMLLWNTFQQGDREAFARIYNLYIEELLSYGYRVTSNRQLIKDSIQDLFLHLWVHRENLSETDSVKFYLFRSLRNRIVRNMEKHPEVSIQQQESVLENVIGDFPFEHYLMKFESDQEQISRLRRGIEQLSKRQQEVIAFRYQHNFSLEEIADLMQLNNQSVRNLLHRAISQLRSYFELAGWIMLLLPII from the coding sequence TTGAAAACAACGGCTTCGGATATGCTCTTGTGGAACACCTTTCAGCAAGGCGACAGGGAAGCGTTTGCCCGAATTTATAATTTATACATTGAAGAATTATTGAGTTATGGATACCGCGTTACCTCAAACCGGCAACTCATAAAAGATAGCATACAGGACCTTTTTCTGCATTTATGGGTCCATCGTGAAAATTTGTCGGAAACCGATTCCGTGAAGTTTTACCTCTTCCGCTCCCTGCGAAACCGGATTGTCCGGAATATGGAAAAACATCCCGAGGTATCCATTCAGCAGCAGGAAAGTGTGCTTGAAAATGTCATCGGGGATTTTCCGTTTGAACATTACCTGATGAAGTTCGAAAGTGACCAGGAACAAATTTCCCGGCTCCGGAGAGGCATTGAGCAGCTCTCCAAACGGCAGCAGGAAGTCATCGCTTTTCGATATCAACACAATTTCAGCCTGGAAGAAATTGCCGATCTGATGCAGCTGAACAATCAGTCGGTTCGTAATCTGCTGCACCGGGCCATCAGCCAGTTACGCTCTTACTTCGAATTGGCGGGCTGGATCATGCTCCTGCTTCCCATCATTTAA
- a CDS encoding SusC/RagA family TonB-linked outer membrane protein gives MKKQILNQEFLYHLMRISLLQVCIAVIFASASFARVADAQELLNRKISLKVQNQSVITILTGIEKQADIKFTYRPKLLADSKKYSMEVSNERLADVLDGLLVPMKIKYRIIGKQVVLSPLNVSMGPVDNGLLNINLLEQNAQVVKGKVTSSKDGATLPGVNVLIKGTQMGTTTDVSGNYSIEVPGPNAVLTFSYIGFNSQDVVVGSQTNIDVNLVESVETLKEAVVTALGIKREKRSLGYSVGTLEGASLTQTPQNNVLNSMAGKVAGVQISQMGGGVGSTVSMVIRGGGSLNGDNQPLFVIDGVPVANKIANGFAGADMGNSISDINPNDIANVSILKGASAAALYGSRAGNGVVLITTKSGAAGKKGIGVSLNTAVVLDIPMQYVQVQNKFGSGKTGAHILEEPENESWGAALDKGEQWALWNSNGQKVPLVSYPNRFKDFFQTGVTNTNNVSINGNYDKGNFRLSAGNMTNKGIIPNTDLSRLTLALNTMYNLTSKLRASVNVNITESGSDNRPMIDQSRNDAVRSVYETGAQVNINDLRDYWLPGQEGIAQRKYKDKQNNPFYLVYENPTGFKRDRVVSKLQLDYEVSKDFSVTARYSRDSYEEILEAKKAWNNFEAVNGAYQLTNNYNKESNMDLILNYRKNFSELWSINAFAGVNRLDRYNRSLNNTASALVVPGLYNISNGAPGAVTYNSYLGEKRMYGVYGSASVGFKDMVYLDLTARNDWTSTLPKGNNSYFYPSASLSVLLSEMVELPRWFTFAKIRAGYAQVGNDVNPYAYSQAFSTSPTDWGAAKSMYMGGTLTNQNLKPEIATSEEIGVDLKFLQNRLGLEATYYKRGNKNQVLSIGVPIESGASNKQINAGLVESKGFELGISATPIKRENFSWDMNITLTRNRTYITKLAEGIKYFEFASYTGALLRTYEGGQIGDIFEAPILRVQDQASQYYGYPIVTSGGLYQTDNDVSHLKKIGNFNNKFLMGFQPSITYKNFSLYASVDWRQGGQFYSNTMMFLGNNGQLEETITGESYDPSRSLVDQIKENPDKYLGSWIGGRNAENGGLPWPEGSVEASRRLQDASLNPGVLSSKDASGNVVYTENLGGPGSKWLDPFSAYRYANRPFPSKNLYSATYVKLREVSVTYHLPRSIVSRMKLQNISIGVVGNNLFMWTKAGIKGLDPERAFRSNGTGWTQGVEYYNVLPYTGSLGFKLNVDF, from the coding sequence ATGAAAAAACAAATACTGAACCAGGAATTCCTATATCACCTCATGAGAATATCTCTTCTTCAGGTATGTATAGCGGTGATTTTTGCCAGTGCTTCGTTCGCACGGGTGGCGGATGCACAGGAACTTTTGAATCGGAAGATCAGTCTGAAAGTTCAGAACCAGAGTGTTATTACGATCCTGACGGGTATAGAAAAACAGGCTGATATCAAATTTACCTATCGTCCTAAACTTCTGGCAGATAGCAAAAAGTACAGCATGGAGGTCTCCAATGAAAGACTGGCCGATGTACTGGACGGTTTGCTGGTACCCATGAAGATCAAATACCGGATTATTGGCAAGCAGGTGGTACTGTCACCTTTAAATGTATCGATGGGGCCGGTGGATAACGGTTTGCTCAACATCAATCTGCTGGAACAAAATGCCCAGGTTGTCAAGGGGAAGGTAACTTCCTCTAAAGACGGAGCAACTTTGCCGGGGGTGAATGTACTCATCAAAGGTACTCAAATGGGTACAACGACGGATGTATCAGGTAATTATTCGATAGAAGTTCCTGGCCCAAATGCGGTACTTACCTTTTCTTACATTGGGTTCAACTCGCAGGATGTAGTAGTAGGTAGCCAGACCAACATTGATGTAAACCTGGTAGAAAGTGTAGAAACCCTGAAAGAAGCAGTGGTAACGGCGTTGGGAATCAAACGTGAAAAAAGATCACTGGGATATTCAGTAGGTACATTGGAAGGGGCCTCCTTAACCCAGACTCCGCAGAACAACGTACTGAATTCCATGGCAGGTAAAGTAGCCGGTGTGCAGATCTCGCAGATGGGTGGCGGCGTAGGTTCAACAGTTAGTATGGTGATCCGCGGCGGCGGTTCGCTGAATGGGGACAACCAGCCGCTTTTCGTCATTGACGGTGTGCCGGTGGCCAATAAAATTGCAAACGGTTTTGCCGGAGCGGATATGGGGAACTCTATCTCGGATATTAACCCGAACGATATAGCCAACGTATCTATCCTGAAAGGAGCCAGCGCCGCTGCGTTGTATGGTTCCAGAGCAGGTAACGGGGTAGTACTGATCACAACCAAGTCGGGTGCTGCCGGTAAAAAGGGTATAGGCGTTTCTCTGAATACAGCAGTGGTACTGGATATTCCTATGCAGTATGTGCAGGTTCAGAACAAATTCGGATCCGGAAAAACAGGTGCGCATATCCTGGAAGAACCTGAAAACGAAAGCTGGGGGGCTGCTTTGGATAAAGGCGAACAATGGGCACTTTGGAACAGCAACGGCCAGAAGGTGCCGCTGGTTTCCTATCCCAACCGTTTTAAGGATTTCTTCCAGACCGGCGTAACCAATACCAACAACGTTTCCATCAACGGAAATTACGACAAGGGTAATTTCAGGTTATCCGCTGGTAATATGACCAACAAGGGAATTATTCCCAATACGGATCTGTCGCGTCTGACGCTTGCTTTGAACACCATGTACAATCTTACCAGCAAACTGCGTGCATCGGTGAATGTTAATATTACTGAATCAGGTTCGGACAACAGACCGATGATCGACCAGAGCCGTAACGATGCCGTAAGAAGCGTTTATGAAACAGGAGCACAGGTTAATATCAACGACCTGAGAGATTACTGGCTTCCCGGACAGGAGGGTATCGCACAAAGAAAATACAAGGATAAGCAAAATAACCCCTTTTACCTGGTGTATGAAAACCCAACCGGTTTCAAACGTGACCGGGTAGTAAGTAAATTGCAGCTAGACTACGAAGTATCCAAGGATTTTTCTGTTACAGCACGTTATTCAAGAGATTCTTATGAAGAAATCCTGGAGGCAAAAAAGGCCTGGAATAACTTTGAAGCAGTGAACGGAGCTTACCAGCTTACAAACAATTACAATAAGGAGTCAAACATGGATTTGATCCTTAATTACAGAAAAAACTTTAGTGAACTCTGGAGTATCAATGCTTTTGCAGGTGTGAACAGGCTGGATCGGTACAACCGAAGCCTGAACAATACTGCATCTGCGCTGGTTGTTCCGGGACTGTACAATATCAGCAATGGTGCTCCAGGTGCGGTTACCTACAACAGCTATTTAGGAGAGAAAAGAATGTACGGCGTATATGGATCGGCATCTGTGGGTTTCAAGGATATGGTTTATCTGGATCTCACCGCTCGTAACGACTGGACCAGTACACTACCTAAGGGAAACAACTCTTATTTTTATCCATCGGCTTCTTTGAGTGTGTTGCTGTCCGAAATGGTTGAGCTGCCAAGGTGGTTTACCTTTGCCAAAATACGGGCCGGATATGCTCAGGTAGGTAATGATGTAAACCCTTACGCGTACAGCCAGGCGTTTTCAACTTCGCCAACAGACTGGGGCGCAGCCAAAAGCATGTATATGGGAGGTACTTTAACCAACCAGAATCTTAAACCTGAAATAGCAACGTCTGAGGAAATCGGGGTGGATCTTAAATTCTTGCAGAATCGCCTGGGCCTGGAAGCGACTTATTACAAAAGAGGTAACAAAAACCAGGTATTGTCGATCGGAGTTCCCATTGAATCTGGTGCCAGCAACAAGCAGATCAATGCAGGTCTTGTAGAAAGTAAGGGTTTTGAGCTGGGTATCTCAGCCACGCCTATCAAGAGAGAAAATTTCTCCTGGGATATGAACATCACGCTGACGCGTAACAGAACCTATATCACCAAACTTGCGGAAGGTATCAAATATTTCGAGTTTGCCTCATACACCGGAGCGCTGCTGCGGACCTACGAAGGCGGACAAATCGGGGATATCTTTGAAGCACCCATCCTTAGAGTTCAGGACCAGGCATCTCAGTACTATGGCTATCCTATCGTGACCAGCGGAGGGCTTTACCAAACGGATAATGATGTAAGCCATCTCAAGAAGATCGGTAACTTCAACAACAAGTTCCTGATGGGTTTCCAGCCGAGCATTACATATAAGAATTTCTCTTTGTATGCAAGTGTGGACTGGCGCCAGGGAGGTCAGTTTTATTCCAACACCATGATGTTCCTGGGCAACAACGGCCAGCTGGAGGAAACGATCACCGGAGAATCCTACGACCCAAGCAGAAGCCTCGTGGATCAGATCAAAGAAAATCCGGACAAATATCTTGGAAGCTGGATTGGCGGCAGAAATGCTGAAAACGGTGGATTGCCCTGGCCCGAAGGAAGCGTGGAAGCAAGCAGAAGGTTACAGGATGCAAGTTTGAACCCGGGCGTATTGTCTTCAAAAGATGCCTCAGGAAATGTGGTCTATACTGAAAACCTCGGGGGCCCTGGCAGCAAATGGCTGGATCCGTTCAGCGCTTATCGCTACGCCAACCGTCCGTTCCCAAGCAAAAACCTTTACAGTGCTACTTACGTAAAACTGCGTGAGGTGTCGGTGACTTACCACCTACCAAGATCCATTGTAAGCCGTATGAAACTACAGAACATATCCATCGGTGTGGTAGGTAACAACCTTTTCATGTGGACCAAAGCAGGTATCAAAGGGCTGGATCCGGAAAGGGCTTTCAGGTCTAATGGCACCGGATGGACACAGGGCGTAGAATATTATAACGTATTGCCATACACCGGTTCATTGGGCTTTAAATTAAATGTTGATTTCTAA
- a CDS encoding SUMF1/EgtB/PvdO family nonheme iron enzyme gives MNWLRTAFAAILIIPQAWAQQTNTVGMRFAEIPAGRFYMGAEGEGETADEKPVHRVTISKPFRMAVTEVTNAQYELFDPSHKALRGKDGFSKEDDEAVIFVNYKEAQAFCDWLSKKEGKKYRLPTEAEWEYACRAGTVTDFWSGRFFPKTDHKSQKTDRDPVIVSLKVGQFKPNSFGLYDMHGNVEEWCADWYGPYGEGDRTDPTGRKSGLFRVTRGGSHGTPVAYLRSANRLGMIPEDKHFQLGFRVVEGDIPAGNPLPAVEPTAVFRGVSQKGFQWTKVSDTQPVFMEPIRYVFKPECPDEVPFFHHNHCPAVAWLPNGDLLAAWFSTNQESGREMTILASRLRAGQRKWDMPSEFFKVPDRNMTGSSLFHDGKGTVYHMNGVETDGDWKNLAMVLRTSKDNGATWSAPSMADPAHQVRNQVIAGMFQTKEGWLVQAGDADPSSNGGTAIHISKDQGKTWYNPYTGTDVPEFEEGKTGGVIAGIHAGVVELKDGKLLAFGRGNNISAGDKGEKRMPMSISADKGKSWTYSASEFPLIAGGQRLILYRLNEGPLLLVSFTHHPEEVDEKKIGMLFTRKDGSSFKGYGMFAALSFDEGKTWPVKKLITDGKDRYLNGGAWTGAFEMDKSHAEPRGYLALTQSPDNLIHLMSSSIHYRFNLSWLNSQ, from the coding sequence ATGAATTGGCTAAGGACAGCATTCGCAGCTATTTTGATTATTCCGCAGGCGTGGGCCCAGCAAACCAACACGGTGGGCATGCGTTTTGCTGAAATTCCTGCAGGCCGTTTTTACATGGGGGCTGAAGGAGAAGGAGAAACTGCAGACGAAAAACCGGTTCACAGAGTAACCATTTCAAAACCGTTCCGGATGGCGGTAACAGAGGTGACCAACGCTCAGTATGAGCTGTTTGATCCTTCCCACAAAGCATTAAGGGGCAAAGATGGGTTTTCCAAAGAGGATGACGAAGCGGTCATTTTTGTAAATTATAAAGAGGCACAGGCATTTTGTGACTGGCTGAGTAAGAAGGAAGGAAAGAAATATCGTCTGCCAACCGAAGCAGAATGGGAATATGCCTGTAGGGCCGGTACTGTGACTGATTTTTGGAGCGGGCGCTTCTTTCCTAAAACTGACCATAAATCGCAAAAAACAGATCGGGATCCGGTAATTGTTTCTTTGAAAGTAGGGCAGTTCAAGCCTAACAGTTTTGGTCTGTATGATATGCACGGAAACGTGGAGGAATGGTGTGCTGACTGGTACGGGCCTTATGGCGAAGGAGACAGGACGGATCCGACAGGAAGAAAAAGCGGCCTGTTCAGAGTAACCCGGGGAGGAAGTCATGGCACTCCCGTAGCGTATCTCAGGTCTGCCAACCGATTAGGGATGATACCCGAGGACAAGCATTTTCAGCTGGGTTTCAGGGTAGTAGAGGGAGATATCCCGGCTGGCAACCCTCTGCCGGCTGTGGAGCCAACGGCGGTCTTCCGTGGTGTTTCTCAAAAAGGGTTTCAATGGACAAAGGTTTCGGATACTCAGCCTGTTTTTATGGAACCGATCAGGTATGTATTCAAGCCCGAATGCCCTGATGAGGTACCGTTTTTCCATCACAACCATTGTCCTGCTGTGGCTTGGTTACCCAATGGCGATCTGCTGGCCGCCTGGTTTTCAACTAATCAGGAATCAGGGAGAGAAATGACCATACTGGCAAGCAGGTTAAGGGCGGGGCAGCGTAAATGGGATATGCCGTCTGAGTTTTTTAAAGTACCGGACCGAAATATGACGGGCAGTTCATTGTTTCATGACGGGAAGGGCACGGTCTATCATATGAACGGGGTAGAGACGGATGGCGACTGGAAAAACCTCGCTATGGTACTCAGAACAAGCAAAGATAATGGCGCCACGTGGTCGGCACCGTCCATGGCTGACCCTGCACATCAGGTTAGAAATCAGGTAATTGCAGGAATGTTTCAGACCAAAGAGGGTTGGCTCGTTCAGGCGGGTGATGCTGATCCCAGCTCCAATGGAGGGACAGCCATCCACATCAGTAAGGATCAGGGAAAAACATGGTACAATCCCTATACGGGTACCGACGTCCCCGAATTTGAGGAAGGGAAAACAGGCGGCGTCATTGCCGGAATCCATGCAGGAGTGGTGGAGCTGAAAGACGGAAAGCTGCTCGCCTTCGGACGGGGAAATAACATTAGTGCCGGGGATAAAGGAGAAAAACGAATGCCCATGAGTATCTCTGCAGACAAGGGCAAAAGCTGGACCTATTCGGCGTCTGAATTTCCGCTGATTGCCGGAGGACAGCGTCTGATACTTTACAGGCTTAATGAAGGGCCGTTGCTGTTGGTATCTTTTACGCATCATCCTGAGGAAGTGGATGAAAAGAAAATTGGAATGTTGTTTACCAGGAAAGACGGAAGTTCTTTCAAAGGTTATGGCATGTTTGCCGCTCTTTCATTTGATGAGGGCAAAACCTGGCCGGTAAAAAAGCTGATTACCGATGGAAAGGATAGGTATCTGAATGGCGGCGCCTGGACGGGGGCTTTTGAAATGGATAAGTCACACGCGGAACCTAGAGGTTATCTGGCTTTGACCCAATCGCCTGATAACCTGATACATCTGATGAGCAGTAGCATACACTATCGCTTCAACCTTAGCTGGTTGAATTCTCAGTAA
- a CDS encoding FecR family protein: protein MLRKYATYTVEDFVKDENFIDWAKLFHTEYHAVWQDVISRYPYQREVIEQARQVVLQLSEASKLPAERKDVEDIWTEIELAITERESVRNNFFRRNLARLLTAASVILIMGMLWYQFQKTNDGKPGTYSELVKRAKGDLEEVTNTETVPLVVLLPDGSKVTMSKDSRLSYGKAFNGREREVFLSGEAFFEVTRNPAKPFLVYANGLITKVLGTSFRVTAFERDVKVVVAVKTGKVSVFSDNEDRKSNVVTLIPNQQAVFSRKQATISRSLVSRPQVIVSESELMLFSFSNAPVTDIFEALRKAYGVDIIYDKEMLAACRLTTSLSNETLFERLDVICEAIEAEYKVVDAQVIISGTKCN, encoded by the coding sequence ATGCTAAGAAAATATGCGACTTATACTGTGGAAGACTTTGTCAAGGATGAGAACTTCATTGACTGGGCGAAGCTTTTTCATACCGAATATCATGCGGTGTGGCAGGATGTGATCAGTCGCTATCCCTATCAGAGAGAGGTGATTGAGCAGGCGCGACAAGTGGTTTTGCAACTTTCGGAGGCTTCCAAATTGCCAGCAGAAAGGAAGGATGTGGAGGATATCTGGACTGAAATTGAGCTTGCGATAACAGAGAGAGAAAGCGTAAGAAATAATTTTTTCAGGCGTAACCTGGCCAGGTTGCTGACGGCGGCGTCGGTGATACTGATCATGGGTATGCTATGGTATCAGTTTCAGAAGACAAATGATGGGAAACCCGGTACTTATTCCGAATTGGTAAAAAGGGCAAAGGGAGATTTGGAAGAAGTTACGAATACAGAGACAGTGCCGCTTGTGGTACTGCTGCCTGACGGAAGTAAAGTAACGATGTCAAAAGATAGCCGGCTCAGTTATGGCAAAGCGTTTAATGGCCGCGAAAGAGAGGTTTTTTTATCCGGAGAAGCATTTTTTGAAGTGACCAGAAATCCGGCTAAGCCTTTTCTGGTTTATGCCAACGGGTTGATCACAAAGGTACTGGGAACAAGTTTCAGGGTGACGGCCTTTGAGCGGGATGTAAAAGTAGTGGTGGCCGTAAAAACGGGCAAGGTGTCGGTTTTCAGCGACAATGAAGACAGGAAGTCGAATGTAGTTACCCTAATCCCCAACCAGCAGGCTGTTTTTTCGAGAAAGCAGGCAACCATCAGCCGGTCGTTGGTAAGCAGGCCGCAGGTGATCGTGTCGGAAAGCGAGTTGATGCTGTTTTCATTTTCCAATGCACCTGTTACAGATATTTTTGAAGCGCTTCGGAAGGCATACGGAGTGGATATTATATATGACAAGGAAATGCTGGCAGCCTGCCGGCTGACTACATCACTTAGCAACGAAACCCTTTTCGAAAGGCTGGACGTAATATGTGAAGCCATTGAAGCAGAATACAAAGTGGTGGACGCGCAGGTAATTATTTCCGGCACGAAGTGTAATTGA